The Methanocaldococcus sp. genome has a window encoding:
- the purF gene encoding amidophosphoribosyltransferase — MCGIFGVYSYEKLNVAKRIYYGLFALQHRGQEGAGIATSDGKNIHYYKNVGLVTDVFKSEILQNLFGYIGIGHVRYSTTGGKSVENCQPFVVKSSFGNIAIAHNGDLVNSNELRKELESKGHIFVSSTDSEVIAQLLVRELLKTSDKIEAIKNTLKKLVGAYSLLIMFNDSLIAIRDPRGFKPLCIGRDENNIYVSSEDCALTTLDAEFIRDVKPGEIIEIKNGEITSYEFDYDISKNYDPVCVNAPSIYEGATTCMFEYVYFARPDSTIDGISVYKVRKNIGKILAKEHPVDADVVSPIPDSGVTFALGFSEESKIPYYEGLIKNRYVGRTFILPSQNERELAVRLKLSPVKSVLEGKRVVLVDDSIVRGTTSRRIVNMVRKAGAKEVHLRIGCPKIISPCYYGIDMATKKELIASNKTEEEIRKDLGVESIGYISLEGLIKAIGRKDLCLACLTGKYPTDVNFEKVLERK; from the coding sequence ATGTGTGGGATATTTGGAGTTTATTCTTATGAAAAACTAAATGTTGCAAAGAGAATTTATTATGGATTATTTGCTTTACAACATAGAGGACAAGAAGGAGCAGGAATTGCTACAAGTGATGGAAAAAATATACACTACTATAAAAATGTTGGATTAGTAACAGATGTCTTTAAAAGTGAAATACTGCAAAATCTATTTGGATACATTGGAATTGGGCATGTGAGATATTCAACAACTGGTGGAAAATCTGTTGAAAACTGTCAGCCATTTGTAGTTAAAAGTTCTTTTGGTAATATAGCAATAGCTCATAATGGTGATTTAGTAAATTCAAATGAATTAAGAAAAGAGTTGGAATCAAAAGGGCACATATTTGTTTCTTCTACAGACTCTGAAGTTATAGCCCAACTCTTAGTTAGAGAGTTGTTAAAAACTTCTGATAAAATTGAGGCAATAAAAAATACATTAAAAAAACTCGTTGGGGCTTATTCACTTTTAATAATGTTTAACGATTCGTTAATAGCCATTAGAGACCCACGAGGATTTAAACCATTATGTATTGGAAGAGATGAAAATAATATATATGTTTCTTCAGAAGATTGTGCTTTAACAACATTAGATGCTGAGTTTATTAGAGATGTAAAACCTGGAGAGATTATAGAAATTAAGAATGGAGAAATAACATCTTATGAATTTGATTATGATATTTCCAAAAACTATGATCCTGTATGTGTTAATGCTCCTTCAATATATGAGGGAGCGACAACCTGCATGTTTGAGTATGTATATTTTGCAAGACCAGATTCAACAATTGATGGAATAAGTGTATATAAAGTTAGAAAAAATATAGGAAAAATTTTGGCTAAGGAACATCCAGTAGATGCCGATGTAGTTTCTCCAATTCCAGATTCAGGAGTTACTTTTGCATTAGGTTTTTCTGAAGAGTCAAAAATTCCATACTATGAAGGTTTGATAAAAAATAGATATGTAGGGAGAACTTTTATTTTACCATCCCAAAATGAAAGGGAGTTGGCTGTTAGATTAAAACTAAGTCCAGTAAAAAGTGTTTTAGAAGGTAAAAGGGTTGTTTTAGTAGATGACAGTATTGTTAGAGGAACTACTTCAAGGAGAATTGTAAATATGGTTAGAAAGGCTGGAGCAAAAGAAGTGCATCTAAGAATAGGATGCCCTAAAATTATATCTCCTTGTTATTATGGTATAGATATGGCGACTAAAAAAGAACTTATTGCTTCAAATAAAACAGAAGAGGAGATTAGAAAAGATCTTGGAGTAGAATCTATTGGATATATATCGTTGGAAGGGTTAATTAAAGCAATTGGTAGAAAAGATTTATGCTTAGCTTGTTTAACTGGAAAGTATCCTACTGATGTCAATTTTGAAAAAGTATTAGAAAGAAAGTAA
- the purM gene encoding phosphoribosylformylglycinamidine cyclo-ligase, producing MVTYKDAGVDILYEDKIIKSLVSQIKFKRSDIKPAELGLHYAGAVEFLDYYLVLSTDGVGSKMIVAEMANKFDTVGIDMIAMNVNDAICIGAEPIALVDYLAVGHITEEIAEQIGKGLNEGAKEANINIIGGETATLPDMIKGIDLAGTVLAIVKKDEIITGRDVKPGDVIVGLRSSGIHSNGLSLARKVFFDIAKLDVFDKLSYGKTVAEELLTPTRIYVKPILEMVRDKDINVKGLAHITGGSFRKLKRLNNNVTYYIDNLPEPLPIFKEIQRLGNVSDEEMFRTFNMGIGFCVIVDEEDADKVIKISNKYDIPAQIIGRVVNSLDINGEKIVGKSVVKYKDKYIILG from the coding sequence ATGGTTACATATAAAGATGCAGGAGTAGATATCTTGTATGAAGATAAAATAATTAAATCTTTAGTTTCACAGATAAAATTTAAGAGAAGTGATATAAAACCAGCTGAGTTAGGATTACATTACGCTGGGGCTGTTGAATTTTTAGACTATTATTTGGTTTTATCTACTGATGGAGTAGGAAGTAAGATGATAGTGGCTGAAATGGCTAATAAATTTGATACTGTAGGAATAGATATGATTGCTATGAATGTAAATGATGCTATATGTATAGGGGCTGAGCCAATAGCCTTGGTAGATTACTTAGCAGTGGGACATATAACTGAGGAAATTGCTGAACAAATTGGTAAAGGTTTGAATGAGGGTGCGAAAGAGGCAAATATAAACATAATTGGAGGAGAAACTGCCACTTTACCAGATATGATTAAAGGAATTGATTTAGCAGGGACTGTCTTAGCAATAGTTAAAAAAGATGAAATTATAACTGGAAGAGATGTTAAACCGGGAGATGTAATTGTTGGATTGAGAAGTTCTGGAATTCATAGTAATGGTTTATCATTGGCGAGGAAGGTATTTTTTGATATAGCCAAGTTAGATGTTTTCGATAAACTATCTTATGGAAAGACAGTTGCTGAAGAACTTTTAACACCAACAAGAATTTATGTAAAGCCAATCTTAGAAATGGTTAGAGATAAAGATATTAATGTTAAAGGATTAGCCCATATTACAGGAGGTAGCTTTAGAAAACTTAAGAGATTGAATAACAATGTTACATATTATATTGACAATCTTCCAGAGCCATTACCAATATTTAAAGAAATTCAAAGATTGGGGAATGTAAGTGATGAAGAGATGTTTAGAACATTCAATATGGGAATTGGCTTTTGTGTAATTGTTGATGAAGAAGATGCAGACAAAGTTATAAAAATCTCTAACAAGTATGATATTCCAGCCCAAATAATTGGGAGAGTTGTTAATAGTTTAGATATTAATGGAGAAAAAATTGTAGGAAAGTCAGTAGTTAAATACAAAGATAAATATATTATATTAGGTTAA
- a CDS encoding DUF89 domain-containing protein has translation MKIKPECAICIIRQVVEAVKEITNDEKEQFRLIKNTMEVIKEVYGENAVPAWMGTVVHRHLKKISNTEDPYKNLKEKANKIALKYLDKVRELCNDNNDLERLRKKVLASIAGNVIDFGAYSIDIDIEKLIEDTLNDKLKIDNSKELLEDLKNEKIKKVLYICDNAGEIIFDRILIEEILKYNKEVVAVVKGKPILNDATLEDAKIANIDKICRVITTGSDIIGIILEECSEEFLKEFRSADLIIAKGMGNYESLTEYENEIDKPIYYILKAKCKPVAENIGVNVGDNILLKR, from the coding sequence ATGAAGATAAAACCAGAATGTGCTATCTGTATAATTAGGCAAGTTGTTGAAGCGGTTAAAGAAATAACAAATGATGAAAAAGAGCAATTTAGATTAATAAAAAACACTATGGAAGTGATTAAAGAAGTTTATGGAGAAAATGCTGTTCCAGCGTGGATGGGAACTGTTGTTCATAGGCATTTAAAAAAAATTAGCAATACTGAAGACCCTTATAAGAATTTAAAAGAAAAAGCGAATAAAATTGCATTAAAATATTTAGACAAAGTTAGAGAATTGTGTAATGATAACAACGATTTAGAAAGATTAAGAAAAAAAGTATTGGCATCAATTGCTGGTAATGTTATAGACTTTGGAGCATACAGCATAGATATAGATATAGAGAAGTTAATTGAAGATACATTAAATGATAAACTAAAAATAGATAACAGTAAAGAATTATTAGAAGATTTAAAAAATGAAAAAATAAAAAAAGTTTTATATATTTGTGATAACGCAGGGGAAATAATTTTTGACAGAATTTTAATAGAAGAAATTCTTAAATATAATAAAGAAGTTGTTGCAGTTGTTAAAGGGAAACCAATTTTAAACGATGCTACATTAGAGGATGCAAAGATAGCAAATATTGATAAAATATGTAGAGTAATAACAACAGGATCTGATATAATTGGAATCATATTGGAGGAGTGTTCAGAAGAATTCCTAAAAGAATTTAGAAGTGCTGATTTAATAATTGCAAAGGGTATGGGAAATTATGAAAGTTTAACAGAGTATGAGAATGAAATAGATAAGCCAATTTATTATATATTAAAGGCAAAATGTAAGCCAGTTGCTGAAAATATAGGAGTTAATGTTGGAGATAATATACTATTAAAAAGATAA
- a CDS encoding YqaA family protein, whose protein sequence is MINFEIFKEFLLNLIKEYGYFGIFLVGFSEPIFQPFPTEIFIVAGLLAGLDWKLVWIISTVACNLGAVVTYYLAIKYGKQLMLKLFEKEKIDKGTFYLKKWGILGVIIASFTPIPFEVICWICDIFKMPFKKYMVAVFLSRLIRHGMVIIPFVLKDHIHF, encoded by the coding sequence ATGATTAACTTTGAGATATTTAAAGAATTCCTATTAAACCTTATAAAGGAATATGGGTATTTTGGTATTTTCTTAGTAGGATTTTCTGAGCCAATATTTCAACCTTTTCCAACAGAGATATTTATTGTCGCTGGCTTATTGGCTGGATTAGATTGGAAATTGGTTTGGATTATTTCAACAGTTGCTTGCAACCTTGGGGCTGTAGTTACATATTATCTTGCAATAAAGTATGGAAAACAGTTAATGTTAAAATTATTTGAAAAGGAGAAAATAGATAAAGGAACTTTCTATTTAAAAAAGTGGGGTATTCTTGGGGTTATTATTGCGAGTTTTACACCAATTCCTTTTGAAGTTATATGTTGGATTTGTGATATCTTTAAAATGCCATTTAAAAAATATATGGTTGCAGTATTTTTAAGTAGGTTAATTAGGCATGGGATGGTTATTATTCCATTTGTTTTAAAAGATCACATCCATTTTTGA
- a CDS encoding HypC/HybG/HupF family hydrogenase formation chaperone, with amino-acid sequence MCLAIPCKVVEIIEEDGEKYAIAEYKGVRQKAKLTLLDKEVKIGDYILIHTGYALEVLSEEDAKLSLEAWEELFNALKEMEE; translated from the coding sequence ATGTGTTTGGCTATTCCCTGTAAAGTTGTAGAGATAATAGAAGAGGATGGAGAGAAATATGCAATAGCAGAATATAAAGGAGTTAGACAAAAAGCAAAATTAACATTATTAGATAAAGAAGTTAAAATAGGAGATTATATTTTAATTCACACTGGCTATGCATTAGAAGTTTTAAGTGAAGAAGATGCGAAATTAAGTTTAGAAGCATGGGAAGAACTATTTAATGCTTTAAAAGAAATGGAAGAATAA